In Synechococcus sp. KORDI-100, a single window of DNA contains:
- a CDS encoding DUF1269 domain-containing protein: protein MSNLIVIGFPKVEEAETVRQELVGIQQEHLISLEDAVVLEHGEDGHVHLRQAINLAAAGAVSGSFWGMLVGLIFLNPLVGLAVGAGAGAASGALSDIGINDQFLKDLSETLPKGSAALALLVRDSTPDKVVERLRSHAPNARLVKTSLSNTDEEQLRDLLQKAAQQAEALRLS from the coding sequence ATGAGCAATTTGATCGTGATCGGTTTCCCCAAGGTTGAGGAAGCGGAGACCGTTCGCCAGGAACTGGTCGGAATTCAACAGGAGCATCTGATCTCCCTGGAGGATGCCGTCGTCCTGGAGCATGGCGAGGACGGTCATGTTCACCTACGCCAGGCGATCAATCTGGCGGCGGCTGGCGCCGTGAGTGGCAGTTTCTGGGGCATGCTCGTCGGCTTGATTTTTCTGAATCCCCTTGTCGGACTTGCCGTTGGAGCCGGAGCCGGCGCCGCATCAGGGGCGCTCAGTGACATCGGGATCAACGATCAGTTCCTGAAGGATCTCAGTGAGACATTGCCGAAAGGCAGCGCAGCCCTTGCTTTGCTGGTTCGGGACAGCACGCCCGACAAGGTGGTGGAGCGTCTCCGCAGCCATGCCCCCAACGCCCGGCTTGTGAAGACCAGTCTCAGCAATACCGATGAAGAGCAACTGAGGGATTTGCTGCAGAAGGCAGCTCAGCAGGCGGAAGCCCTTCGCCTCAGCTGA
- a CDS encoding chorismate lyase — protein MDDSSLFTSPPQLWQAPTKAVLSGEGPRQLPGPWRLMLLGDGSPTRHLRLLTGEPVAVDLIAMEPEQNSPADAPSEVNELQTPLLRRQVWLTCGGITLAWAESWWNQAEADLHLQDRNLPIWRSLTQGRSELFREVDGLALVDADWLRKAFGLQGPFWSRHYRFFRGGKALTVIREVFSPQLETWLGPTLRQELQRSS, from the coding sequence ATCGACGACTCCTCCCTTTTCACCTCACCGCCACAGCTCTGGCAAGCCCCGACGAAAGCGGTGCTCTCCGGAGAAGGTCCGCGGCAACTTCCAGGTCCCTGGCGACTGATGCTGCTGGGGGATGGCAGCCCGACACGCCACCTGCGCCTGCTCACCGGAGAGCCGGTCGCCGTGGACCTGATCGCGATGGAACCCGAACAGAACAGTCCTGCGGATGCCCCAAGCGAAGTCAACGAACTGCAGACCCCTCTGTTGCGTCGCCAGGTCTGGCTGACCTGCGGAGGCATCACCCTGGCCTGGGCGGAAAGCTGGTGGAACCAGGCCGAAGCCGACCTGCACCTGCAGGATCGCAACCTGCCGATCTGGCGCAGTCTCACGCAGGGGCGCTCGGAACTGTTTCGGGAGGTTGATGGTCTGGCCCTGGTTGATGCGGACTGGTTGCGGAAGGCCTTTGGTTTGCAGGGACCGTTCTGGAGTCGCCACTACCGGTTCTTCCGGGGTGGAAAAGCGCTCACAGTGATCCGGGAGGTGTTCAGCCCCCAGCTGGAAACCTGGCTGGGACCGACCCTCAGGCAGGAGCTTCAGAGAAGTTCATGA